The DNA sequence CCGAGATGATGGTTGATCTATACGTCGGCCGAGATGAGCACCAAAGGGAGGAGTAActgcaaaaagcactccgacgctcaagttagagTAAGTACCAGATAATAAAGATGGTATTTAGAGTGAATAGCGTACCTTTTATGTGCTTAGAGTTTTGTATTTATAGAGTTATTATGCTATAGGTGGTTATTCCGTGATCCTAGTATTTTGGTAACCACTTCTATACTTGTTCATATGGTTCCGTTATAGTCGAGATTCTCTCTAACTGAAATAggcacattttatttattttattcaaattctGATTTATAGGTAAATTTTAGGTTGAGGTATAGGTTTCATTGGCCAAGTTATAGGTAATGAATCAAGACTTGCTCTCCGAATAATAGGTGGCAATCACCGAGTAATACAGAATGGACCAAATTGTAACGGCCGAATTATAACTTATAGTTGCTGAGTTATAGTGACCAGATCAAATATAATCAATTCAAACAAAATACCAAAGCaagcaaaataaagtaaaatcaAGTCAACAAACAGATCCATCAAAATAACCTAAACCACACATAAAGAGTCTATTGTCTCTtctcaataaaaaaaatcttaaaacaaAACACTTCAATAACCCTATATACAAAATTGAGAAATCAATAACACGAGTAGAATCAGACAAAAACAAAATTACATACCTACAATTGACACAAGCAGTACAAACAACTAGAGGTTCCAACAACAGCTATCTCCTCAGCAGCAAAGAAACGATACCAGTCAAGATGGTGGGCTCGCAACGTCTCCAACTAACTTTCTTTATAGAGTACAAAAATGAGGAACGAAAATGGTGGAGGTCAATAAAAAAGATGGACAACTTAGCTCTTTTACCTATGCTCTTGAAACACATCAATTCAAAATCCTTATCTAATTTCCAAGGACAAATTATCTATGTGTATAatgtttaataattatatttttaatgcaaattaaacaaaaattgctTTGTAATGCCTTGATGTGCTACATAAAAAGGATTACTAATAGAACTAACGGCAAACTAACAGTTAAGTAGTTTTAACATACAGAGCTAATTATTGATGGGTATAaatataatttcattttttttatagacAAAAAtgttagcatttttattttttataggccAAAATAGTAATTTActctttaaataaatatttaaattagttcttaaaattGGAGCGACGCTGAGAATTGTTGTAGCTTTTTGTTATATTGTGTGTTGCTTCATAACTCATCTCTTTTATTTACAATAAACCCTAGTTATAGCATGTGATGAATCTGGTGACCTTCCAATTTCTGATGATGAAACTGATGATGGTGGGTATGAAATTGTCGAAGATGAGTTATACAAGCTCTACTACCTAAATTTGAAGACGGTAATTCTGATGAGGAGGAGGTCCATGCATGAAAAGTAAGGAAGAAGGCCAAGGTGTACACAACACAATAACATGACAACTCACCTCATGATGAGAAAGTTGATCATGCACAAATGGAAGTTGAGGATGACCCTTTTGTTAAAGCATTTCATGGAAAAATTTCGGTCTCACAATGAGTTTAGTGAGGAGAATTTTTTTGATTATGAATCTAAGTACTTTCACATTTCTATTGTGCTACAATAAAAGATGTTGGGGAAAttgaaggtttaattattctgtaggtcttatagtttcatcgaattttcaattaggtctttatactttttttcttttcaattgagtccctGTAATTGAAGGCCTGTCAACCAAAATCTGAGTCCCCCATCCCTACAGGTATTAAAAACAGAAACATAATCCATTTAAAGTAACATCAGTACAGCCACAACAATCAACATTTAAGAATAAACAAAATTTATCATCCAATGCCATAGTAGCTCCATTCAATCACATAATTTGAAaaaaaggttcagactttcataaGTTGAAACCATCAGCATACATTACACTTTCACAAATCTCCCATTAAAAGTAAAATCCATTTAATAAAAATAGAAGTCGAATCCATTTAAAGCACCACCATCACAGCAACAACAGTCAAACAATgccatatttttttttgaaaaaaataacacaaatatCAACTTTTAACActgaaaaaattaggattttttcTTTGTCACTTACTTGCAGAAACTTTGATTGCAAAGAGATGGAGCAGAGGCGTGGTCGGAGGCTCGACAATGTGCGGCACGGTGACTCCAAGTGAGGGCCTTCATTGCGGCGGAAGGAAGACGCCTTGGCCGGACAAACCGTGGAGAAGACCTCTGACAACAACAACGCACAAGGGCCCAGCGCAGAGAGAGGGCGACGGAGGGGACACCAGCAACCGTCTGTTGCAGTCGATGGCAGACACACACGCCGTTGACGGAGGCAGGAGACAGAGAAGACAAGAAAAACttagtatttcttttttttcttaggaATGAAATGTAAGGGGTTATTTGGGTATTagggaaaaattcaaattatttcacCAAGCCTCTATAGCTAATTGCCAAGAATATTCCTTTTTTATGAAGAATATTATGTTATCTCAAATGGTACAGTGACgtcagggacttaattgaaaaaaaaaggtacagggacccaattgaaaaaaaaaagtatagggacctaattgaaaattcggtaaaactatagagacctatagagtaattaaaccgaaATTGAattccgatttgtgtactctgaTATAACTCAATCAAATTAGATATGTCAACTAAAGTTAACAGTATACATAAGGAATTTGTGGAAGGACAAATAGTGTCCAATATTTACAATCTTTGAGaacttatttaataatttttatcgtttaaagactaatttgatcGAAGTCGATATCCTCAAAAATTTAATTGTCACATACTCACattactcttttaattttttttctgatttgagtcgcaatattttttttttttttggacaaagcCTTGGGTCAGATAACTGACCCGGCAGAGACAAACAAAACACACACTCACCCCATGACCCAACCCAGTTCAGGAGCCACCCTAAGGATCAAAATTCAACGCCTTCTTCAGTAATGCTCTGTTAGCACGTTGCCAGTGTCCACAGAGGTTCCATCGAAAGGCTGGGGATTTCTTGCATGGATCTGAACCCGACTTCGTTCATTGTCATTGAAACCGTCAGCCCGGAATCAGAAACTTTCCTTTTGAGATGTTCCATTGCCGCCGTTGCCCCGATTCATTGAAGAACCCAGGCAGACATCCAGAACAAGGAAACCATTTGACCCGACTGTAGGAGGATAACACATACTGTTCGAAGGCTCTCTGGTTGAGAATATCATTGTCGCCGGAAGCTCTAATACAGCTTGAAGACCTTGATGCATGGATCTGAAGTCTGTGGCGTTCGTTTGTGGTCGTTAATCTCGACCTGAATCTGCCCGGAATCATTCTGGAAAATCCGTTACCGCTACCCGTCGCCGACCCCAAAAGTTGATGCCCCTGGTGGTGAATCCGCCGTGAGTGGGTCTTTGCCAGTTCCTAGTCTCGAAGACAATGATTTCTCTTCTGCCATGGTAACCGGTTAGTTACTCCTCCTGCTCTGACCTCTCTTTTCCATTCGATTCGTCTGTTTTGCGTGGAGACCGCGATTGACTAAATTTGGAAACAAATACAGATCACAGCCAGAGGAGCGAAGAACGGGACATAAACCCTACAACAGTCCTGCCATTCAACAAAGCACCAACTCCAATCCAGTATCTAACAGAAAAAGGAAGCAGCATGCATGCTATTTTATCCCCTCCTGCCAAGGAAGGTGCCAGCCTCTGCTTTCAACAAACCCTTGAAGTTTCAACCTGCAATCAAAGTAAGCCTCTATCTAattaaactgaaattcaattggtCCAAAACAAACTGGCATATTCATGATCTGCTCGCCCAATGCAGCGACAAACAGCGCTCTTCATTCAATATGTTCATGACGGATTGTGGCTTACAGCTGGGCCAATTCTGTCCAAGAGAGCCGTGAGCTGTAAGCTTAGCTACCTCATGGGCTAGGGCATTCCCTTCTCTAGGCACCCAGGTAAACCCAAAATTTGAGATATTCCGCACTAAATCCAAAATGTCATCCAAGATAACTTGAATTTCTGCAATTGATGCCTTTGATTTGAGGGCTTGGATGAGTTTCAAACTGTCAGATTCAAAAATAACTCGTTGCAATTGAAAGTTCTGAGCTAATATTACTGCTTCTCTAACCGCTAAAGCTTCCGCAGCTAAAGGCGAGGAAGCCGCAATTCTAGAGTTTGAGGCTGTGAGAAGGTTTCCAACATGGTCTCTTAACACCGCCGCTGTTGCTCCTCCAGAGAACACTTCAAGGAACGCTGCATCAACATTGCACTTAATTCATCCTGGCAGAGGCGGCCTCCAGGTAACCCTTCTAACTGTCCTCCTAGTATCCATAGAAGTTATAGATGGTACTTCTGCGGAATCTGCAAATTTTGTTTCCATTTGTTTAGCCTTGTTAATCACTAGGAAAGGGTTAGGTTTGGATCTGTGATGCACTGCTAGATTTCTCGCTTTCCACACTTCCCATGCCAAAAAACCTACTCTGCTACTACACAAGTCATAATCAGTACCTGTGCATACcttcattttttcaaaaagatCCATTATCCATTTTCCAAAAGATGTGACTGTATGGGCCGTAGGACAGCACTGAATTTGGGCTCCAAACCACGCAGCCCTTGTCCAAGGGCAGAGCAGCAGCGCATGCTCCGTGGACTCTGGTTCCTGCAAACAAATAGGGCAAGTAGGAGTGttggaaatttttttattataaagatTCTGCAAGACCGGTAAAATGTTATGCGAGACCCGCCATAGGAAGGTTCTGATCTTTTGAGGCACTTTCAGTTTCCAAATGTCCCTCCATAGGTCGTTAAAGTCATCACTAGTTGATGGAACACTGCTATCATTGATATGCTGCTCTTTTCTGGCAACATGGTATCCCGTTTTGACAGTGTACTTTCCATCTTCTTTTAGAGGCCAACTGAATTTATCTTCTCTACCAATAACACTCACAGGGGTCCTAATGATCTTTCCTATGGTATCCCCATCAAAATGTTTCCTTAACTCACTTACATTCCACCCCTGTCCTACACTAATTAGCTCCTTTACAAAGGTGACATCGTTACTCATAATAACAGGTCTCTTATTCATGTTCAATATCCAATTATCTTCCAAAATCCTCACTTTATCTCCGTTCCCAATCAACCATCTACCATTTCTCAAAAGAAAGTCCTTACCATGCACAATACTTTTCCAGATCCAAGATGCTCCCTTCCCAGCCTTAGACACTTTGAAGTCCTCATTCGGAAAGTACACAGCCTTAAGCACCTGCACCCACACCGCATTAGGGTATTCGAAAACCCGCCAAGCTTGCTTTGCCAAGTGAGCTAAATTTTGACTGTAAAAATCCTTAAAACCAATTCCTCCATCCCTCTTGCATGCACAAATTTTATCCCAACTCCTCCAATGAATACCCCTATCCTTACCAGTAGAggctgaaggttgtggtaggcttagagaaggggggttgaatctatgcctccTTTTAATTTGCTGTTTTGACTCTTTTTAAGCAAGGCTAcaaatctgattctgtttgaactcagcagcggaaatttgtgagacaatttatttttgtctcatgaataacagaaaacagaacatgacagagaagaaaaagctaacaccagcatatatcctggttcggttgctttgtgctatgcaacctacatccagtctcctccacaaatatagaagaatttcactatagttaacagtattacatacaccaatttcacactcaagttctagcctaacttgacattggctatgctaacacctaactattTTCTCTTAGTGCTAActcaactaagaaagggataccaaacaagtacaagatacaagacacttaaccaacctaaagaaatctgaaaataactctaggcttttctctcaagtgtatttCTCAAccttttcactcatggctttttcttaagctttctcactttgccttttctctcaagaaattacagaaagataagcttagaaaaatacattacaatctgtaaaacatgaaggagattgacttcatcagcagcctcttagCTATGTGtaaaaccagattcgcaaacctcagatgcagttcttcagtattggccgaatgcctctttgaaagaaagcattatccaagtagaggaactccttaacagaacactgttcttacactctggttttctctccctgtcttgaatgaacagcaagctccTCTTTTATCTTCATGCAcgtttcttggttcttcatccaaggtcaacaccttgagccttgagcttcaccaactcacagattcactttttcatttttaacatcaaagagtaacctttgcttctgactttttCAACTTGTCCGAAAGCCATGAAGAAGTAACTGAACTTgttttccaatggtcaaccaaatctgaaccctTGAATACCAACTTGATCCCCAAGTCTTGAttaagaccgtagatacacagcagaaaTAGGGCAGAGAGCAACTTTCCCTTCAAagccattttcggatagagcagagagtaggGGAGAAAGggtgaagatctgatgcatgcaagatgatatgatttacctttcttaagcttgatttagcttgggatttcagttttagcttctgtgcttcaagcttcaattctctctctcttgcttctttggttaaagGCTTATGGAAGaggctctttctctttcttacttttctgaagcctTGATATGACCTGATTTGAGAGGAGAGGGACGTTGCCTTGGTTTGAGCAAGATGGTGGGAGATTGAAAACACTTTCAAGCTTGGATCGGGTTCTTCTCTTTTTGGCCCGGTGCCTTGCTATGCTTCTTTGTTTGATATGAATGACTTGGGCTTTACTTTTCATTCAGCCCATTAGCTTTGTTTTGTTATTCATTCAACTTGGGCTGCCAAAAATGAAGTGTGACCTGCAACATAGCATAAATAATTAGTAATGTGTACTTATTAATTTAACcactctaattatttattttgccaaaaataatgtttgtcatcactaattattttggttaatttcttaactcaacaatctcccccttgatgacaaacatgatttaagcaataatcaaaaggaaataAGTTTGAGTTAAGTTTAGAAAACTCCCCTTGattttatgttgctccccctggatttatgctttcctctttgttcctGTTTCACATTGTTCTTAACGAAAGCATGATAAAATGTTATGTACAATTATATCTTGTACAAGGGATATCAAATGAGTAACGACACACGATCAGCCCAACATCAAGCTATTATCAGCAAACAAATTTAGCATGTGAAAACAAGTATTAATGCAGCAAGAATAAGAGGCTAATTCCTaatattactcccccttttgtcatcaagggcggataATATCAACAAAAACAAAGTTTGGTATCCTGCAGAAAAGAGTTAGAGCACATACCAAAGTACTAATAAAGTTGCCTAAAGTGTACCAATATtaagagttattacagtcatccaaaaagAAATAGTTCAAAAGTAACAAAAGAAGCAGAAATCATGAGACAAAACAGAGAGCAGCAgcagtttttatgagacaaatctTAGACATCAGAACCATTCCCCTCGGAAACATCATCCTCATCAACATCAGTGGCAAcatcttcatcattttgaaggttatcaatgaaggtcatcAGTACAGACAccctatcccttgatttcttcaGGAAGTTTTCATGCTTGCTAGCCAGCTTCCTTTTCTCTTTGCTCAACTCAATTAAGTGATTTGATTGGGAGacaaactcttgagcaacatCCCTGACTACATTCAGcagagtggatttcttcccagtggAGATGGAAGTGCCCTCAGTGGAAGGAGCAGTAGAATCCTCAGGGACaaaatcttcatcttcatcatctaggaCGACTCGTTCAGATCGAGTGGGTCCTTtgttctgtttcactgaaccacccccttttaggtatgaatgtctgTTCTCATATTTCTCATTtttcaagtcaacaccaaaatactcaaaaatacaagttagaaacatgccataaggtagagctttgtccttttcactcctaacagaatcaaacatgtatctaaccatcaaatatacaaatgaaatttcagttttggtgagaatggcatataaaacaagagtgtcagtgtatgaaaccctttgatatgaaccactttgaggaagtataatgtggttgaccattcggtgcaactgagcacgttcatatcctagggctttgtgtgtgggtgtaatgccatttatcaaggaaacatgttcacaaatactAGCCAGGGCATCATTGTATGAAataccaactccttcatcccatTTAACCGATGTATATgcacaaggcccaacatcagtatacttcaaagcTTCACTGATGGTCTCATTGTTTAAAATGATATCTCGGCCCTTGACATACGAATGAGCAGTgccttcatgataagtcatgtttgcataaaactctttgaccaacaatggataaacaggttttttgatgtcaaaaagatgattccagtccagaaaaattaagttgtcaacaaaaggaaaaccttttcttttcaaagatggcaGATCAGCGAGAAATGAAGAGCATAGGGTACGATACTGGATGACTCCCTCATAAAAGTCAttattcatggcagatttgaatctataGGGGTTATAGTTTGAATGAGAGGTCATAAAATGGGCTTTGTGATCAAATGGTCCAATTTCTGGTTCTTCAATTGGTGAGTGGGACTCGAGTGTTACCTCTCTGTGAACGCACAGGAACTGACCTTGCCCTGGGTTGTTGTGGCTCAGGAACAGGTTCCTCCGTCGCCGGACGCTTCCCTTTGGATGAGGGCGGCTTTGAAGAGCCAGGTTTTGAAGAGGCAGGTTTGGAAGGCGTTGCCTTTGGTAGTGGAGTTGGTTTGGCAGAGGCAGGAAACCTTGGAGTGTTCTTGGTCCGAGCCATGGGGTCACACCGAGGAGGAGAGgttggaggagaaggagaaggggtaAAGGTTCGGTCTTGAGAGCGAGTGGAAGGCTTTGTGGGTAGTTTGTATATCTTTTCACGAGGAGCCCTTTTTGCAATGACTTTCTTCCTCATATTGGTGTGTGAGGGAAAAAACCGAAGGGTTGAGGAGAAGTTATGgatggaagagagggagtgttggtaaccgtacccaaaagcaagtttccaaaaccatgcaactgcatcaccatttgaaaaga is a window from the Arachis hypogaea cultivar Tifrunner chromosome 1, arahy.Tifrunner.gnm2.J5K5, whole genome shotgun sequence genome containing:
- the LOC140178235 gene encoding uncharacterized protein, coding for MALKGKLLSALFLLCIYGLNQDLGIKLVFKGSDLVDHWKTSSVTSSWLSDKLKKSEAKVLKAVYFPNEDFKVSKAGKGASWIWKSIVHGKDFLLRNGRWLIGNGDKVRILEDNWILNMNKRPVIMSNDVTFVKELISVGQGWNVSELRKHFDGDTIGKIIRTPVSVIGREDKFSWPLKEDGKYTVKTGYHVARKEQHINDSSVPSTSDDFNDLWRDIWKLKVPQKIRTFLWREPESTEHALLLCPWTRAAWFGAQIQCCPTAHTVTSFGKWIMDLFEKMKVCTAFLEVFSGGATAAVLRDHVGNLLTASNSRIAASSPLAAEALAVREAVILAQNFQLQRVIFESDSLKLIQALKSKASIAEIQVILDDILDLVRNISNFGFTWVPREGNALAHEVAKLTAHGSLGQNWPSCKPQSVMNILNEERCLSLHWASRS